The following are from one region of the Syngnathus acus chromosome 19, fSynAcu1.2, whole genome shotgun sequence genome:
- the aarsd1 gene encoding alanyl-tRNA editing protein Aarsd1, with amino-acid sequence MAFQCQRDCYMKEFVTTVASCSPSELKREIGGKKENVSGFTVKLQDTILFPEGGGQPDDYGLITDIPVLRVTRQGQDAAHFVTSPLEVGQEVQVMVDWERRFDHMQQHSGQHLISALAETMFGYMTTSWELGRQRSNIELNTPVVQAAQIRALEEAANEKIRAHIPVNVKLLYKDSPEMEKVRTQGLPDDHTWPIRVVDIEGVDANMCCGTHVSNLSHLQVIKLLGTEKGKKNKTNLIFLVGNRVLKYAEKSYSTERSLVALLKTGPDEHVDAVDKLQKSLKLVQKTNLSLLRDMAIIVTHNFKNDPHRGNFFTLHKKEGDNEFMNIIANEIDTQETLVFLTVGEEKGPGLFLLAGPSEQVAQMGPRLLELLQGKGAGKNGRFQGKANSLARRAEAEALLQQHCKQQNSQEE; translated from the exons ATGGCTTTCCAGTGTCAGAGGGACTGCTACATGAAAGAG TTTGTCACAACTGTAGCTTCCTGCTCCCCATCGGAGCTCAAACGGGAAATCggtggaaagaaagaaaacgtgAGTGGATTCACTGTGAAGCTGCAAGATACCATCTTATTTCCTGAGGGAGGCGGCCAG CCAGATGACTATGGGCTGATAACGGACATCCCTGTTTTGAGGGTGACCAGACAAGGACAAGATGCCGCTCACTTTGTGACCTCGCCCCTGGAGGTGGGTCAGGAGGTGCAAGTGATGGTAGACTGGGAGAGGAGGTTTGACCACATGCAACAACACTCAG GACAACATCTCATCTCAGCCTTGGCAGAAACCATGTTTGGCTACATGACCACATCTTG GGAGCTGGGGCGTCAGAGAAGCAACATTGAACTGAACACTCCGGTTGTTCAAGCAGCCCAAATCCGAGCGCTGGAGGAAGCTGCCAATGAGAAGATCAGAGCTCACATCCCAGTCAATGTTAAGCTACTTTATAAAGACAGCCCTGAAATGGAAAAG GTGAGGACTCAAGGACTCCCGGACGACCACACGTGGCCAATTCGAGTAGTTGACATCGAGGGAGTCGACGCCAACATGTGTTGCGGAACGCACGTGTCCAACCTCAGTCACTTGCAG gtaatTAAACTCCTGGGGACAgagaaagggaagaaaaacaaaaccaatttGATATTCTTGGTGGGAAATAGGGTGCTGAAATATGCTGAGAAAAGCTACAGCACCGAGCGCTCTTTGGTGGCTCTTCTCAA AACTGGCCCTGATGAACACGTTGACGCTGTGGACAAGTTGCAGAAGTCACTGAAGCTTGTGCAGAAA ACCAACTTGAGCTTACTTCGGGACATGGCCATCATCGTCACTCACAATTTTAAGAATGACCCGCACAGAGGGAATTTCTTCACTTTGCACAA AAAAGAAGGCGATAATGAGTTCATGAACATCATTGCCAATGAAATAGACACTCAG GAAACTTTGGTTTTCCTGACTGTAGGAGAGGAAAAGGGACCAGGTTTGTTTCTGCTGGCTGGACCCAGCGAGCAAGTGGCACAAATGGGACCACG GTTGTTGGAGCTGCTTCAAGGGAAGGGAGCCGGAAAAAATGGCCGTTTCCAAGGCAAAGCCAACAGCCTGGCCCGAAGAGCCGAGGCGGAAGCTTTATTGCAACAACACTGCAAGCAGCAGAACTCACAAGAAGAATAA
- the kat7b gene encoding histone acetyltransferase KAT7 → MPRRRQRHMAGSGSDGTEDSDSSAEREQTNSSESDGTRTKRQRLTRASTRLSQSSHDTADLKQAADHDESPPLTPTGNAPSSESELDISSPNASHDESQAKDQANRDSDKDLSHRPKRRRCHETYNFNMKCPTPGCNSLGHLTGKHERHFAVSGCPLYHNLSADECKVKAVSREKQDEELKGQEESHSRHATRHQTPTSKQSRYKEQVAEMRKGRNSGLQKEQKEKHMEHRQTHGNTREPLLENITSDYDLELFRKAQARASEDLEKLRIQGQITEGSNMIKTILFGRYELDTWYHSPYPEEYARLGRLYVCEFCLKYMKSQTILRRHMAKCVWKHPPGDEVYRKSAISVFEVDGKKNKIYCQNLCLLAKLFLDHKTLYYDVEPFLFYVMTEADNTGCHLVGYFSKEKNSFLNYNVSCILTMPQYMRQGFGKMLIDFSYLLSKVEEKVGSPERPLSDLGLISYRSYWKEVLLRYMHNFQGKEISIKEISQETAVNPVDIVSTLQSLQMLKYWKGKHLVLKRQDLIDEWKAKEVKRGNGNKTIDPSSLKWTPPKGT, encoded by the exons ATGCCGCGCAGACGTCAG AGACATATGGCAGGGAGTGGTTCAGATGGAACTGAAGATTCAGACTCATCTGCTGAAAGAGAACAGACCAACAGTTCGGAAAGTGATGGGACCCGCACTAAGAGACAGCGCCTCACCAGAGCCTCCACTCGCCTGAGCCAGAGTTCTCATG ACACGGCTGACTTGAAGCAGGCTGCAGATCATGACGAATCCCCGCCACTGACGCCGACGGGAAATGCGCCGTCCTCCGAGTCTGAGCTGGATATCTCCAGCCCGAATGCATCTCACGATGAGAGCCAGGCCAAAGATCAGGCCAACAGAGACTCTGATAAGGACCTCTCCCACCGACCCAAACGTCGCCGATGCCACGAGACGTACAACTTCAACATGAAATGCCCGACCCCTGGGTGCAATTCACTGG GTCACCTCACAGGAAAACATGAACGTCACTTTGCCGTGTCGGGATGCCCCCTGTACCACAACCTGTCTGCAGATGAATGCAAG GTAAAAGCTGTTAGCCGTGAGAAGCAAGATGAGGAGTTGAAGGGACAAGAAGAAAGTCATTCACGTCATGCAACCCGTCACCAG ACACCAACTTCTAAGCAGAGCAGATATAAAGAGCAGGTTGCTGAAATGAGGAAGGGGCGAAACTCTGGCCTGCAGAAGgagcagaaagaaaaacacatg GAGCATCGGCAGACGCACGGCAACACCAGGGAGCCTCTGCTGGAAAACATCACCAGCGATTATGACTTGGAGCTTTTCAGGAAAGCTCAAGCTCGTGCCTCTGAAGACCTG GAGAAGCTCCGCATCCAGGGTCAGATCACGGAGGGCAGCAACATGATCAAGACCATCCTGTTTGGCCGCTATGAGCTGGACACCTGGTACCACTCGCCCTATCCTGAGGAGTACGCCCGCCTAGGTCGCCTCTACGTTTGTGAATTCTGCCTCAAGTACATGAAAAGCCAGACCATCCTCAGGCGGCACATG GCCAAGTGTGTGTGGAAGCATCCTCCAGGAGATGAAGTGTACAGAAAAAGTGCCATATCTGTGTTTGAAGTTgacggcaaaaaaaataag ATCTACTGCCAGAACTTGTGTTTACTCGCCAAACTTTTCCTGGACCACAAGACGTTATACTACGACGTAGAGCCGTTTCTGTTTTATGTCATGACCGAGGCCGACAACACGGGCTGCCATTTAGTGGGATACTTTTCCAAA gAAAAGAATTCCTTCCTCAATTACAATGTTTCCTGCATTCTGACAATGCCCCAGTACATGAGACAGGGCTTCGGCAAGATGCTCATCGACTTCA GCTACCTCCTCTCCAAAGTAGAGGAGAAGGTGGGTTCGCCAGAGAGGCCACTGTCGGACCTCGGCCTCATCAGCTACCGCAGCTACTGGAAGGAAGTGTTACTCCGATACATGCACAATTTCCAAGGAAAGGAGATCTCCATCAAAG AGATTAGTCAGGAAACTGCCGTCAATCCCGTGGACATTGTGAGCACGCTACAGTCTCTTCAGATGCTCAAGTACTGGAAGGGGAAGCACTTGGTCTTGAAGCGACAG GACTTAATTGATGAATGGAAAGCAAAGGAGGTCAAGAGAGGCAATGGCAACAAAACCATTGACCCCAGCTCGCTAAAATGGACGCCTCCCAAAGGGACATAA
- the ptges3l gene encoding putative protein PTGES3L, with the protein MNKPKIVRPEESQPAHAVWFDRKKYVTINFKVQKPKDVQVDIQTDKMTLCCKNDTDDVIYNELHFYEKVQIHDSRERVYDRSINVLLRKIKPDYAWPRLQKDPEKPSWIAVDFDNWRDWENEEDDGREEYEKYVDMIQDMASTNKGAAPDMGDLSDSD; encoded by the exons ATGAACAAACCTAAAATTGTTAGACCAGAGGAGAG TCAGCCAGCACATGCGGTGTGGTTTGACAGGAAAAAATATGTCACGATCAATTTCAAGGTGCAGAAACCTAAAGATGTCCAAGTAGACATCCAGACAGACAAAATGACTTTGTG CTGCAAGAATGACACAGATGATGTGATTTACAATGAACTCCACTTCTATGAAAAAGTCCAAATCCAT GACTCTAGGGAAAGAGTCTATGATCGCAGCATCAATGTCTTGTTAAGGAAAATAAAGCCTGATTATGCATGGCCTCGTCTTCAGAAGGATCCAGAAAAG CCCAGTTGGATTGCTGTGGACTTTGATAACTGGAGGGATTGGGAGAATGAAGAAGATGATGGAAGGGAAGAATATGAAAAATACGTAGAT ATGATCCAGGACATGGCCAGCACTAATAAAGGAGCAGCACCAGACATGGGGGATCTTAGTGAT TCTGACTGA